The Chrysemys picta bellii isolate R12L10 chromosome 5, ASM1138683v2, whole genome shotgun sequence DNA segment TAAGTTCTTCCCCCTCatcttcctcctcatcttccccatcctttTGCTTGGCCATgaatttctgtggggaaaaagattttaaaacGTCTTACTTTGTAGCCAATGACAAGACACCGAAGTTAACACTTTATTCTCCCTGGCAGGATATGCATCATGTTCTAAATACAATGCACATTTACATGTATTGAACATCCAGAATCTGGCCAACTCCTGATATTGACTAGACCCAATCTCCACCAGAGTTTGCCAGTTAATTTTGCCTAGAGACTTATCTTCAGATCTGCTGGTCAAATGCACTTATCAATGCTCCTCTTACTCTCTCAAAGCACACACCTGCATCACTGGGGAGACGGTGTAAATGACTCCTAAATTAAATTTTCTGATGGTCAAATTAGTATCTTAAGTTACATGTGCAGCCATTTTAATCACAGTCTGGAGCCTTGATGACTAACTTTTGGCAAGGCTAGGAAGGGGAAGATATCACAGATAGGATTGCCCAGCATTTAACTCAATGATCAAGGTCATTAAGGGGTTAATAATTtcatttctttaatttaaaatgtagtACACTCTTGAAGTTATAATTTTTATTTGATCTACAGAACATAGCTATGAGGTATTGAAAAAAACAATATAATTTGCATCTATCTGCAATTGGTTTACAAACCATTCTTTTCATCTAGACCCTATCGGTTTAGCAAAACCACTACTGAGATAATTAGCTGTCGACAgaacaaaatagatttaaaaaaaatctcaggtaCTTTATTACTTCGGTTTAAAGGGAAAGAAGCAAAAATTGTTACCTCCATATTCTGCTGATGACGCAGTGTCTTGCAATGATTTTTCATAGACATTTCACCTGCATAGAAGAGAGAGCAGATCTGACAGAAGTAGCCAGCCTTTGGAACAAGAAAAtctaaaccttaaaaaaaaaaaaaaaaaaaaaggggggggggggggagagaaaagttTAACAATTCATCTACAACTCTCAATTAAAATCTACCAGGTAAATTTAGCCAAAATACGcacgcgcgcgcgtgtgtgtggtggtggtctTTTGGTAAGGCCGGAAGGGATCACCAACTCTTCACCCGCCACACTaaccccaacaaccaaaattagttATTTgggtattacagcccacagaagACTAAACCATTATGTGCCACAGGAAcagaataggagggaccgaggtgcacTAGTTCCCAAGGCCCCTGAAATGGGGAGCCATTATGCAAGATATATCCAGATAGTCCTAGCAAGTGACCTTCactccatgctgcaaaggaaggtgaaaatcTGCATGGTCACTGCCAAcctgacccaggggaaaaattccttcctgaccccacatatgtAGACCCTGAGCACATATAGTATGACTCAATCAGCTAAGCATGTGGAAGACAGAATGCTCGGTGCCACCTCAGACCAGCGTCCTATCCATCCAGTGTCCCATGTCTGATGAATCAGAGGAAAGAGACCAAAGAAAACCCAGAATACATTGTGGTTTTGAGGGGATAACCTTTCCTGACCCCCTGAAGCATCaactttaggaacataagatgTAAGGTATAATTTGTAATTATTAAGTGCCTTGTTAGTCTTTGCATCATTTTATTTGTACTGTTCTCCCTAAACATAATATATTTCATTAAGTGAATTATGCAAGCATGCTCTAGATCAAGGACAATTTTATACAAGCATCATGTCAGAATACAAATTTCCTAATAAATTCCTTTACCCTGTGCATGTACATGCTTCCCAAATCCAGtaaaccaacatggctacaataacactgcaaacaaaattaaaaattatggcaCCACAAAGATCAGTTCACATGGACATCTCAACTCCCAACACTCAAAAAGCCTTAAATCTTAggagatgtctacactgcaattaaaatccCACAGCTGTTCAATTCCAGGGTAGCCCCTCCGGTGTCCCCGAGCTcaggctctagcccaagcccaaacgtctacactacaattaaacagccccttagcccaagtcagctggcacgtgtcagccatgggtgtctaactgcagtgtagacatacccttacagaaCAGAACATCTTAGCAAATCATTCACAGCACTAGAAATAAACCTTATACAATCTGAAATAATTTTCTCTCACAGGTGTAAAAAGGTATTTCATCCATCAGAAACATTGGATTATTCAGTGTATGTatgcatatattttatttataaacatgCATAAGCAGTGCTCACAGTTCCTATAATTAAGATATTAGTTACTAAAATCAAGTTTAATTGGGATTTAGAACTTTAAACCAAGATTTTAGATTTTACCTTTTGGAGTGCTTGGTGTCTTGGATTTATCTGCTGAGGAATCCACTTTTCTTCGTTTAGACTCTGGTTCTGTATCTCCTGATCCAAATTCATCTGTTAAAGCCATAAAATAGAGTTTGTAGCAAGGACTTACACTAATTTAAAAGGTATTCGGTACATAgcttaaatatttttcattagtATGGGAAGCAAACACCAGGTCTATGACCGTTACTGCTTCTTAAACGGTTTGGCTTGCCAAgctagaggttttttttaaacagacatagGGATCGTATCACCAGATGAACTTGAAATTCAACATTTGTATTTACTATGTCATTGCAAGTGCCTTGTTTCCAGCATGAAGCTCATTACAGACAAAAGAAGCACTACAACTGCTCTCAGTTTCTCCCTTGTAGAGACATCAGCTCAgaattcagagattccaaggccagaagggaccactgtgatcaagtctgacctcccttataacacatgccatagaacttccctgaattaattcctgctttaaGTCCAATATCTATCTGTGACTGAACTAGATTGCATCATTTAGGGAAAAAACGACTGgatttaaaaatctccagtgagaTACCTGGATAAGTTgctctaatggttaattactctgttaaaaatttgcactttatttctagtctgaatttgtctagcttgatttccagccactggatccgaTTATACCTCTGTCCGCTAGACTGAAGTGCACTCTATTACCAAATTTCAGTTCCCGATGTAGGTACTTAAGACTGACTTCTGTAGCCACATAGAAATTAAAATGTTAGGAGGACATGCAGATTGTTGTAACATTCTCAGTGCATTTCAGTTTACTGAAACACAAACTTACGTTATACAGGTGTAATTGACGGATATGCTGTTCAATACTGAATTTTAAATACTGCACAGATGTCAACTAGTTTCGTTTGGACTGGAGAACActgattccattaaaaaaaattaagggtctGTGGAAAGAGTTTCCTGGTTAACTTGGTCTAAGGCAGTGgctcccaaactttaacaacctgtgaatccctttcactaaaatgtcaagtctcacgaacccgctcctgaaaatgaatatttcctgggtataaattataaaagcaatgatcttggaaatacacaatttgtttttatgacatgcttattacacactatttattattatttatcattccagtattttgattacattatgaaaacgttGACTCTATCTATATCAATCTatacattgactatctccccttgtaagtactctcacacttcttatcacactgtctgtactcagctagcttgattatcacttcaaaagtttttttttctcttaattaattggcctctcagagttggtaagacaactcccacctgtttatgctctctgtatgtgtgtatatatatctcctcattatatgttccattctatatgcatccgaagaagtgggctgtagtccacgaaagcttatgctctaataaatttcgtagcttgtatcactttgaataagcctgttataagacaaggctcctatgtttcatcaaggagtatcaacTGTGAaccagcaggaaggtatttaagaagccaactcaaagagttcctcctacacaagcattcaggtcttgatcagtccaggcaaacaacacatgttacaacaaagcttaaacttgttcttcataatattttaaaaacaacactagctgcctatttaattttaaaaacagcaaaaaaaatccacctccctttccatttcttataaggagtcttgaagtttaaatctcctcagtgtgatagataggcttgctttgatctgcttagctctcggaagtccaggggctccgggctgccagccccatgctgcccggggtccctagggacagctctgtctgccattagggaatttttttctgagaaccccctgtaacatttttgcgaaccccagtttgggaaccactggtctaaggtaATACCAAAACATTTGCTTCTGGAGACATGCAGATTGATAGGTTCCCCTGACCTAGAAAATGGTTGATTGCATTGTCATTATTAGCAGTAAACATTTATATTATGATTTTGCCCAAAGGCCTCAGTTAGAATTGAAGCATCATTGTGCTTACTAGtgtagaaaacagaaaaaaatctttgtgGGTATCTGAGCCCCCAAACATTAATGCACCCCAACATAAAGCTGCATGACTTTGCAGCTTGAATTTGAGTAACAATTGGAGGCTTTTGTAATCTTGtttctaacacggctaccactcaaACTTCCCCAACAGttaaccattttaaaatgggTTCCATAAGTAATGTGGCATGGCACACTCTCTCATACTGTGAATCTGCAGAAGCACCGTCATGAGTGAGAACAGAATCAAGGACTTTCTAAAGGCTGGGTAGACTAGAGGAAGCACTAATATGTACTGACTTTCCCCAACTCCTCATTGCTTGAAACTTTCCATCCTAGCATGTGCTCCTAAGAATCTGTCTCTACAGTTAATCTGTTCAACTTGACCTTTAGGCCAGAGACTAGGGGCAGGCAAATTGTCCTGGAATCCTGGGGGCGTGTGGGGCCTATAGAGGGGAAGAAGCTGAGAACAGTACACATCAATGTTCCTGAATTCTAGCTATGGGAATTCTAGCATGTTGTGCAATGTAGTATACACCTAAGCCAAGCCAAAAAACCTGAAAgggcaaaatttaaaaaaaaaacaaagcagttTCCAACATGTTCTGTTCTGTTACAAAAACAGCTACAACTTCCCTTTAGGGTGAAAATGGATGAGACTCCAATGAAAAATTATGAACAAACAAGATGACAAATCTCTACATCAGCTCTTACCTTTCACAGTTTTTTCAGAAGATTGTGAAGGTGTCTCACTGCAGCCTTCCTGCTTTATATCTGCATCAGGCAGCAGACTTGCGTTTAGATCAGGTAATACCGATTCTGTATCTGGCGCTTTAACAGTTGCAGTCTGACTGTCTTCACTCAAACCATGCGATTCTGGGGTAGTCAAGCTTCCCTTTCCTATTTTCTCCTTCTTGGAGTCCGGTGTTGAGCCTTCCACTAATTCTGTTTTATCTGCTGCCTCCTCAGTGTTCTTGTCACACTTTTCTTGCTCTGTTTCAACAGGTGTCTCAGGTGGTGGAACAACTGGTCTTTTCCTAGGTCTGCCTCTTTTGCCTGGGGTTTTCACTACATAAATACAGAACAAAGAATTATATTAACTCATTTACCATGTATCAAAAAGCATTTCTTCAGATTTATCAATACCattaaaatttcaaatgaaaaatttaagcatttggcaatttttaaaaaagccttttaTATGTGCAAGTAACTTTGTAAATGTGGTTCTCCCAGAGAATGATGAAAGGAAATTTTTCACCACATTTTGCTGATATTACACAGTATGTTTTCATACAAATGAAAGTCTGAGATAAGTTTAATTTAGATTCATATAGAAATCAGAGTCTAAAAACACAGTTTAGAAAACGTGCTAATAGACCTGTGACACGTACAGACTTATGGGACTGTTACAATTATCTACAGAATGTGAAAAAATACAATTATTCCTTTTGGATTGACCAAACTGGCACTAAAGTGATGCCTACTGATTAAAATAAGCTAAAGTTTTAAAAGTTCCCTGTTGTAATTATGAAATTTGTGGCCTctgcaatttccccccccccccatctgcatTGTTTATCTTTCCTCCTTCTCCATTAGTCGTATATGTCCAGAGGACAATCAATTGCACAGGAACTAAGTAGGATAACGGTTTAATCCATAAATCCTTCACTTCTGGACACCCATATTTATATCCTAACTTCAGGTCAGGAGTGGGGAAAGTAACTAAAACAGGAGATGCTGCATATCAGAACTGAAACGCATCAGCACTGATGTGAGGGGAAACTCGGCAGTACTGGATCGACACTAGGCATTAGCATTGGAGAGAGTCGTTCATTTTCCTTGCAACTTTATTCAAATTTTATAAAGCTCTCCCGCTAAACTCTCACCCTTTTATACTTATTCTAAGATATTTGACCTTAATTTGTCTGCAGCTGTAGATCACAAATGCTTCTGTCCATTTCTGGCTCTACTTCCTACCTGGAGGCTGCTGCTTTTTCTTAGTTTGTCTCCCCATTTCATTTGACTCATGCACTTTGCTCGGGCTTAGCTCTGTAATTAAAGATAATATTTAACGTCTAGGCTTTTATTTAGGTAGTTTGTTTCTTCTCTTCATTGATACAATATCCAGTTATCTGCCCTGTCAGATACTGGCTACTTAGCGTAGTTTTACATGTCTTTATGTTGATTGTTTAATTACATCGTTTAGAATGCATCTATAAAACTATCAGTTCCTACCTGCAGACTGCTGCTGACTCTCAGTTTCTCCTTTGATCTCTTTTTCACTTGTCTTGTTCCAAATTTCAGCTTTTTCAGTCTCCTCTGTATTTGCTGAAAGTGCCTCCTTGTCTGCCTCCTGTGTATCTGCTACAAGGGTCTCCTTTGTGTCAGCTTCAAGAGTCTCCTTGTCTTCTGACTTTGAGTTTGCAATAATAGCCTCCTCTTCTGGCCCTATATCTGCCAGAATTTCCATTTCCTCTGGTCCTGCAATTGCAACAATATCCTCCTCTTCCAGGTTTGTGCCTATAAAAGtattttcttcttcctcttcatcctcctcccCAACTTCGTCTACAGTAACAAAGTTTAGTTCCTCTTTTAAACGGTTGAAATCTGCCAAAAAGTCTTCGTCATCTTCAGTAACTTCATCTAAAGTTACTAGAGGCTGATCATCACTGTCTTCCTGTATTTCATCTACCGTCACTAAAGTACTAGGATCTTCAGGCAGCTGAGAAGAGATAAAGTCTCCAGGATCCTCAATGGCCCTTTTATCATCCTCTTCCTTAGGTTTTAAGGTCTCCTCAATATTCAAATCTGAAGGCTCATTTAGAGGGAGCTCTTCAACTTCTCCTATTTCATCCACAGTTACCAAGGGTTCTGCTTTCAGAAGATCTTGCTCCTCATAAACTGAACTGGAGACATCTTTAGGTACATCATGTGAAGAAAAGTCTTCCTGTTCAGATATCTCATCTAAAGTAACAAGTGATTGTGGGTCTTTTACTGCTTCTGAAATCAGCTCCTCCTCTTCATTTACTTCATCCACAGTAACAAGACCCTGTGGGTCTGTTATTGCTTCTAAATTGGAGTCTCCTACCAGTTGTGCAGTcatctcctcctcttctccaatCTCATCCAAAGTGACAAAGGATAATTCGCTCTCAGCAACATGTGCTATGGAGCTTTTACCTTTCTTCCTCTTAGCAACAGGCTCAGATGAAGCGTTATTTTTAGCAgagtcttttcttttcccccgGGGTGGATTTCGTCTGGTTTGAAGAGGAGAGTCTGTCTCTTCTACAACCTCATCCACAGTAACAAACTCATCCAAGTTAAATGGGAAAAGCTCTTCTTCCTGCGAAATGTAAAACTATAAATTTAGTAGGCAAAGTGCACCAATACTATAATGTCTGCCATCCACATTTTAAGACAGAACATGAAACTGCAATGTTTCAAGTGAATTTAGTGGTTGTGAAAGTATCTGCAAGTTTGAAGTTGACAGTGAAATTTTAAAGTCCAATAGCTAACCTATGTATCATACACTAAAATggacaaatcccactgaaatcaaagacattttattttgcaTATGTAGCACAAAACATTAATTATGTGAATGGCTACATATCAACAGGAACATATGCACAAGAAACTCATGGAAAAAAAAGTAATGGAGAGTTAAAAACTTGTTCCTGTAACAGTTTAGGCCCAAAGCAATTTGACTCTTTCCTATCGAATATCATAGCTATATAAAAAGTGACTGTACCCTTATTCCTTATTTTTTGGTAGTCCTGGCAAAAATCAAATTGCCAGTACAAAGAACTGATAGACCTGCAATGTCACATGccattttaagaaaggaaaaagaatACAGTcacgtttttttttaaatgacttcttTGGAACTCAAAAATGAAATTATCGTAGGTCGTCTTCTCAAATTTTGCAGGCAGTAAGCACTAAAAACAGTGTCTCTCTACCGATCAGAAAGCAAAAGAGGACAAGAAGATGATCATGTAAGGCAGATGGAATATATAGCCAAgattggaggggaaggagagagtggTTGGCTACACATCTCTAACTAAAACAAGGCTTttgtcttctttttttcccctgctagTGGAGAAATACTGTGTGTCAAGTAGCTACAGAATGGTGAAAAATAAAGCTACACATCATCAATCCCTGATTAGTAACTGACTTTCCATATTTACTGTGCCTTTTTCTATTTGCAGCATCTATACCAATCTCAGTGATTTTAGCACCGCTCTGGAAATAGTGTCAGTCAACATCTGCTTTACGGTAAGCAAAGGAAGCACATATTGAAAAACTGACTTTTCTCTCCCACCCCTACCCCCTTCCTGCCAAAACCCCCCCAAACAATATGAAACAGAGGGAGAGTCATAAATTTAGACTTCAACTCAGCTATATGTAAAAACTATAAAAACCTAATCCTGACCAACCCCTTATTTCAACCAACGGTATATCAGGAATGCAAGTATCGTTTCTCTCTAGCATAAAGCACACAAATTATTTGTTTATGGGAGAGGCACTGTTATTATGGTTGGTTTTAATCCCTTCCATTACACCAGTTATTTGAGAGAGGACCTGGGAAGATTGTCTCTGTCATTCTTATCCCATGCCTCATCACTGCACTTGTAAGGAAGAGATCTAAGATAGGCAAATTTGAGATCTAATAGTCAGACAGGCTCCTTTTTGAAGCAGGCAAGATTTAGGACCTAAAAATTACCCCTTCAAAAAAAGTTAAGCTTTTTATATTCCTGAAACAGGAAACTCAggctctcttttccccaaaatgaACATATTTTACAGACAACTAATAAAAAGTTCTAACGAACAGTATTCTGAAAAATCCACTAAGCAAGAGCTCTCAAGAGATAACGCTAAACTCATTTTGTTCTCTTAAAGAAAATTGCTACTGTAAGTTTCAACTATGTTTGGTTCCTTACCTCTTTTGATTTTACATTGCCACTAGAGACAGTTTTAGAATTCTTACTAATTCGACCAGCAGGAACCTGCAAAAttagacaaaaattaaaatgaaacaagtTAGCCAGTCAACCATCTTGTCAAAAACAACTTCTTCTCTTAATGAAGTTCTTTTTAAATAGTCCAGATAGAGGCATTTGATTGCATGCTTGGCATGTACAGAACTAAGCCAACCACCAATTATAAGTCCAGGCCTATAGTCTCTAGTACCAAGTCACCGGTAATGTCTTGTCTAGTTATCTGTTCACCTTTCAGCAACCAGTGCCTGTGCGGGATAATCTAGGACTTGACAAAGGAAGCATCAGCTCACAAAAGGAGAGAAAACTTCTTTCCCATTCAGAACTATACCAAGAACATAAAGTTATGACACTCAGTACAGACCTGCTTACAGAAGTTACCTTCCTGCAATTTTATCcaagtaacattttcaaaccagTTACATACTTGAGTTGTACACAACTGGTTGCTTGCCATCCTGCTACTCCAACTTGTCTGTTGGCCCAAATCAGTTCAATAGTTTATAGAAAGGGGAAGGGGAACATAATCTTACTGTCTCATATTCAACATCTGGGAGAAGCATCAGAGTTAGTTACTGGTCAGTCACATTGAACCAGCCTTCCTGCCCTTCTCACCTTATTGCTGTTGTCGTCTTTCTTCATGCTGGATgatctactctctctctcttgagACTGCTTTGAACTACCCCTAGATTCCACTCTTGAGTCCTTGTCTTGCTGAGatgaactcctcccactgcctccctttACAACAACAGGACTTATGTCCAGTTTAGATTTGGTGATGCTATCTGGCAGACTTGATCTGCTGCCAGTAGCTCTTGGTTGACCCACTTCTTTTGATGAAAGTTTCTTCTCAGTAGCAGATCTGCTTCTGGTCTCAGGTTTTGAGGAAGCTTTCTGCTCCTCTGTTTTAGTTAGAGAAGTCTCATTTCTCCGCATCATAACTCTTGACTTTGATATATCAGGGATAGACACCACAGCCTTTAAGATTGTTTTACCAACAGAGGTAGGTTCCTTGATGGATACAAATGCTGCAGCTGACGTACTTGCTTTGCTGGTTTCATCTATTTTAATTTGTCCTGGTCCTTTATTTTGATGTGCCTTGATTAAAGTTCGCTCATTCTTTTCATTCAGCACATTTTTTTCAGTGTTCTCTATGTCTGTCCCAACACTGTCCACAGGCTTTTCGGGTTTCTTCTCGACATCTGTCCCAACATTGTCCACAGGCTTTTCAGGTTTCTTCTCGACATCTGTCCCAACGTTGTCCACAGGCTTTTCGGGTTTCTTCTCTATGCCCATCCCAATGCTGGCTACAGGCTTTTCCAGTTTCTTCTCCGTGGCTGTCCCAATCTTAACCATTGACTTTTCCAGTTTCTTCTCCAAGGCTGTTCCAACTTTGGCCACTGACTTTTCTGGTTTCTTCTCTATAGACCCCACAGCACTGGTCACAGGTATTTCAAGTTTAGTTTCCACTGTATCAGTAACAGCATTTTTTACAGGAGTATCCAATTTGTTGCTTGGTTGTAGGTCTTCAGCTGACAGCATTTCCACCAAAACTGCAGCAGAATCAGGTGGCACTGCTTCAGAAACAGCCTCAGCTGTTTCCACTGTTGCTGGTTTCACAGCAGAGTCTGGCTGCACATCTTCTAGCTTGCCCACACTGGATAACTCTTCCGATGATCCACTGGCAGGAACAGGAAATTCTTCAGGTTTCACATTAGTTTCTCTTTCTGTTACAGTTGTGATAGCAGATTCCAACAATTCTGTTTCACAGTTATCTTTAACTACCTCTTCCTTCTGAAGGTTGAAAGGAGGCAGCAGGATCTCTTCTGATTTAACTTTGGATAATTCATCATCAGCTGGTTTGGTTTCTGAGCCAGTAACTGCAACTTCAGATTCCCCCTTGGATGTTTCAACTTCCGATGGTTTTGTAGCAGAATCACATACCGTTCTTTCAGGCTCCAACTCAGAGGCTTCTATCTGCACTGTTGAAGTCTTGGCTTTGACAGAGTTGGAAATGATTTCTTCCTTTGCCACACTAGTCTCTACTGGAGGATTAGCAGCTGCTGTTTGCACCACTCCTGATCCCTCTGGTTTTTTTTTCAAGTCAGAgctaaatgtatttaaaaaaaacaaaagaaatcaaacTATGTTGAGAATTCCACAGTTATCAGTAACCTCTTGACGCCAATGGTTGGGATTTCCTGATGCATTAGTGGCTTAGCATTGGGAAATCTAGCCTATCAGCGTTAAAATGGTTAGAATATTGAGGCAAATAACTGATTAGTTTACAATTTTTGTCTAATCCACTTCAGTACTGAAGACCTCTTATAATTCAAATTACATTACTTACTTGTAGTTAGATTTCTCTGAAGGTACTATACACTATAGATGTGTCCTGTGACCTCAGAGCTGACAAGCAAGCTTAAATTTAGATTCCCTGATGTGGGACagactgtgtacacacacaaaatgtaacTATCAGTTTTTCTATATAAAAATAGTCTAAAAACTATGGTAAATTTCTCAGCTCTCCAAGAGCACTGTTCGAAGATAATATCCTCTACAGTAACTACCCTACTGATCTCCTAATAAATGTCACGAGTTTAATAAGCAGTTTCCATTTCAAATGAAATGATCGATTATAATTGTGGGAAAGGCCACGCGCAGACAGGGCCTCCTTTCTGCAATGCTATACTTTGCTGTTTAAGCTTACTGTCAGCTCCCAAGATAATAAAGCCCAGGATGACAAAGGTACAGGATAGCACTTTTCAGAGAACTTCAGTTACAGGCAAGTACATTAATTTTTCTCTGAAGAAAGCACTGCCCATAGACATTCTTGGGAAACTTTGAAGCTGGAGATGTCTAAATCTCCTTCTTCGTGACTCCTGAAAGTGGCCATCCTGAGATTACATAAAACTAGATGGAAAGATGCCAATACATCAATCAGTTCTGATGTTCTAGTTAGGTGATAAAACATATGTAGATGATCAGTCCAGAGGGGATAAACAGAAAACTGGTTAATAAGTGGATATGCACCAAGATGTGGATCTTTACTATGGTCTCTCAGATCCAAagtatataaaaaaatatatgcaCAACTATATGAAACTTCATGAAGGGTACGTGAAGGGCTGCCATTTTGTTAATACTTCTGGCATGCTGACATCAAGAAAGTTCAAAGCTGACGCAAACGGAATCAATCACCGAAGGCCCAACTTTGATGTGGTAAGATATACATGTGTTAAAGACTACATATTAAGTCAAAACAATTAAAGCAGCCAAAAATCAATAAAGAATAAATCTCCATCACCTAAGCACAACAAGATGCACACCTCAATGTGCCTTGAAAGCTTACTTCGCACCTAACACCATCATCTTTGTCTGCCACATATATTGGAGAGAAATAGGAAGAGTGGGGCTAGTTCTATTTCAGAAGGTCAAGTATCACTATAGATTAAACACAGTTGTAACCTATTATACATCAGAGAATCAGACGAAAACTTGCAGGAAAATGTAGTCGAGCAGCTTCCATCTGTGAGAGAGGATCTACTGCAGTCCTCCCCCTAAAAGGTGGCAGGCTCACAGCATTCCAACgtacagcagaaaaaaaatctctcttggaGTACTGGGTCCTGTGTGTTTCTGAACAGCTCTTGCATGGAATTTTGGGAGTTTCCTCCCATGCCTCATTGTTTACTTCATGGTAATTGGAGATCTCATAAAAGTGATAGAAACATTTTCTCACTTGCCCACTCAAATAAAATTTTCTCCTTCCAAAAATTTGCTTGGAGTTTAGTCATTTCAAGTCAGTCGTGTCCAAACACTGGTGGTTGGGGTGAAAGTGTTTCAATTAGTTTTTGACCAAACAAAACTAATCTGTTTCTCGTGGCACAAATATTAAAACACTGATCAGTCATGACAACGAAGACACTTTGGTATTTAACCACCTTAGAAAGACAGGTCTCTGAATACCAAAGACTCCTTTATGTTCCAAAAGTGAGATCTATTTCAAATATATCTCCCTTCTATTTGGGCATACAATAGCTCCCCGCGACATTTGCCTAGTGTTTTGTATGTAGTAAAAAACTCATCTGGAGAACTTGATGGAGTGCATAGCCAAAAGAGACACGCCTGAAAGACTAGCTCTATTTAAGAAGCATGGAGATTTTGATCAAAGATAAACTCCATCTCCCCTGCCAAACTGCACAGAGCTCAGCATCTGCAAAGGGGGAGAATCTGTCC contains these protein-coding regions:
- the ZNF638 gene encoding zinc finger protein 638 isoform X34, translated to MRRPSPRHRSRSPQRSRNPLRCSPRPQRSASNEWASRRTTRSPDKKAALEAVVKSLGASFVAEFNKQKSLQAAGQGSSGIGKASPAQGISGVGKMHGSMKKPLSATGHHKTLKKDLSSVPGSAASKMKSEIAGVQEKKEMNFDGKAAKETNVPRPAPYNRLLREKLLSCGTVLHISDLPDDGFSDQDIKKIVQPFGKVSDLLVLRSRNEAFLEMNYKEAVIAAVKYGETVPVLVNGKRVKISVAEKPKAPPGQVKVSLKKAPPNVKKAALSTKKDGNSTTTKKTKSVTTAASAGKLTKAGQTTTKAVKLAGKHEVTKKPAVQTDSKTKKTSAKPNEKKRIDPKKSAESKKKDAKPKRVTEPKRAVETKTATESKKAVEARKTTEPKKAGDDEAKEISKPVAVQEKITLTSALEVESNQSMESIANKENLEAKNTVDVKTAESTKKENASKATAESTKSEEPNEPASKELDDMCVVLISNLPDKGYSVEEVSNLSKPFGGLKDVLILSSHKKAYLEINQKSADSMVKFYTCFPMSVDGNQLCISMAPEYKNIKDEEAIFTAIIKDANSKVNTETLYNQFVHLGNLPDDGYTELEVVCVGLRFGKVDHYVVLKNKKKAILQLDSPDSAKSMCCFLKQYPYNMGENTLTCMLSPRTELAEAEVTKKELKNQEPSKGSSDLKKKPEGSGVVQTAAANPPVETSVAKEEIISNSVKAKTSTVQIEASELEPERTVCDSATKPSEVETSKGESEVAVTGSETKPADDELSKVKSEEILLPPFNLQKEEVVKDNCETELLESAITTVTERETNVKPEEFPVPASGSSEELSSVGKLEDVQPDSAVKPATVETAEAVSEAVPPDSAAVLVEMLSAEDLQPSNKLDTPVKNAVTDTVETKLEIPVTSAVGSIEKKPEKSVAKVGTALEKKLEKSMVKIGTATEKKLEKPVASIGMGIEKKPEKPVDNVGTDVEKKPEKPVDNVGTDVEKKPEKPVDSVGTDIENTEKNVLNEKNERTLIKAHQNKGPGQIKIDETSKASTSAAAFVSIKEPTSVGKTILKAVVSIPDISKSRVMMRRNETSLTKTEEQKASSKPETRSRSATEKKLSSKEVGQPRATGSRSSLPDSITKSKLDISPVVVKGGSGRSSSQQDKDSRVESRGSSKQSQERESRSSSMKKDDNSNKVPAGRISKNSKTVSSGNVKSKEEEELFPFNLDEFVTVDEVVEETDSPLQTRRNPPRGKRKDSAKNNASSEPVAKRKKGKSSIAHVAESELSFVTLDEIGEEEEMTAQLVGDSNLEAITDPQGLVTVDEVNEEEELISEAVKDPQSLVTLDEISEQEDFSSHDVPKDVSSSVYEEQDLLKAEPLVTVDEIGEVEELPLNEPSDLNIEETLKPKEEDDKRAIEDPGDFISSQLPEDPSTLVTVDEIQEDSDDQPLVTLDEVTEDDEDFLADFNRLKEELNFVTVDEVGEEDEEEEENTFIGTNLEEEDIVAIAGPEEMEILADIGPEEEAIIANSKSEDKETLEADTKETLVADTQEADKEALSANTEETEKAEIWNKTSEKEIKGETESQQQSAVKTPGKRGRPRKRPVVPPPETPVETEQEKCDKNTEEAADKTELVEGSTPDSKKEKIGKGSLTTPESHGLSEDSQTATVKAPDTESVLPDLNASLLPDADIKQEGCSETPSQSSEKTVKDEFGSGDTEPESKRRKVDSSADKSKTPSTPKGLDFLVPKAGYFCQICSLFYAGEMSMKNHCKTLRHQQNMEKFMAKQKDGEDEEEDEGEELSSR